One Microbacterium marinum genomic window carries:
- the rraA gene encoding ribonuclease E activity regulator RraA yields the protein MTIATADLYDERGDDLDSVSTQFLDLGGREAFDGPVRTIRCHRDNGLVKQILATAGEGAVLVVDGGGSLASALMGDLIAASAVRCGWAGVIIVGAVRDRAALAELPLGIKALGSNPRKSAKDGVGEVDVPIRIGDVTVHPGRHLWADRDGILVER from the coding sequence ATGACGATCGCAACGGCAGACCTCTACGACGAGCGCGGCGATGACCTCGACTCGGTGTCGACGCAGTTCCTCGACCTGGGTGGACGTGAGGCCTTCGACGGGCCGGTCCGCACCATCAGGTGCCACCGTGACAACGGACTCGTCAAACAGATCCTCGCCACTGCGGGCGAGGGAGCCGTGCTGGTCGTGGACGGCGGCGGATCGCTGGCGTCGGCGTTGATGGGCGACCTCATCGCCGCGTCAGCGGTGCGCTGCGGATGGGCGGGCGTGATCATCGTCGGCGCCGTCCGAGACCGGGCGGCCCTGGCTGAGCTCCCCCTCGGGATCAAGGCCCTCGGGTCGAACCCCCGCAAGAGCGCGAAGGACGGGGTCGGGGAGGTCGACGTGCCCATCCGGATCGGTGATGTCACGGTGCATCCGGGCAGACACCTCTGGGCCGACCGCGACGGCATCCTCGTCGAGCGGTGA
- a CDS encoding ABC transporter permease: protein MNASVSSPSFGQSVWLVTERELGSKLRAKSFLISTAVMFALVLAAVLWAGFAAQSDSRTPLAVTPETASAVEGLDGFDVTDAADAEEARELVRSGDVDAAIVPGGADPLGFTVVFEDAPSTTLLQALSIAPEVEILEPEGTDGFLRYIIAIAFGGVFFAAAFTFGTTIATSVVEEKQTRVVELLISAIPTRALLAGKVLGNTILAMGQIVGIAAIATVGLTVTGQEFLLAGLGGPIAWFAVFFLFGFVLLAALFAAAGAMVSRQEDIGATITPLTYLVMAPYFLVIFFNDNPVVLTIMSYVPFSAPVGMPVRIFVGEAQWWEPLLALVVMLVTCVAAILVGAKIYENSLLRMGARVKLAEALKR, encoded by the coding sequence GTGAACGCGTCCGTCTCCTCCCCGTCCTTCGGTCAGAGCGTCTGGCTGGTCACCGAGCGCGAGCTCGGCTCCAAGCTGCGCGCGAAGTCCTTCCTCATTTCCACTGCGGTGATGTTCGCCCTGGTGCTCGCCGCGGTCCTGTGGGCGGGCTTCGCGGCGCAGTCCGACAGCCGCACCCCGCTCGCGGTGACCCCCGAGACGGCGAGCGCCGTCGAGGGGCTCGACGGGTTCGACGTGACCGACGCGGCCGACGCGGAGGAGGCCCGCGAGCTGGTCCGCAGCGGCGATGTCGATGCCGCGATCGTCCCCGGCGGCGCCGACCCCCTGGGCTTCACGGTGGTCTTCGAGGACGCACCGTCGACGACGTTGCTGCAGGCCCTGAGCATCGCACCCGAGGTGGAGATCCTCGAGCCCGAGGGCACCGACGGCTTCTTGCGCTACATCATCGCGATCGCCTTCGGCGGCGTCTTCTTCGCCGCGGCGTTCACCTTCGGCACGACCATCGCGACGAGTGTCGTCGAGGAGAAGCAGACCCGTGTGGTGGAGCTGCTCATCTCGGCGATCCCGACCCGCGCCCTGTTGGCGGGCAAGGTGCTCGGCAACACGATCCTCGCGATGGGCCAGATCGTCGGCATCGCCGCGATCGCGACCGTGGGGCTCACGGTGACCGGGCAGGAGTTCCTGTTGGCGGGTCTCGGCGGCCCGATCGCCTGGTTCGCGGTGTTCTTCCTGTTCGGGTTCGTGCTGCTGGCGGCGCTGTTCGCAGCGGCCGGGGCGATGGTCTCCCGACAGGAGGACATCGGCGCCACGATCACGCCGCTCACCTACCTCGTGATGGCGCCGTACTTCCTGGTCATCTTCTTCAACGACAACCCGGTGGTGCTCACGATCATGTCGTACGTGCCGTTCTCGGCCCCCGTGGGCATGCCGGTTCGCATCTTCGTCGGCGAAGCGCAGTGGTGGGAGCCGCTGCTGGCCCTGGTCGTGATGCTGGTGACATGCGTGGCGGCGATCCTCGTCGGCGCGAAGATCTACGAGAACTCGCTTCTGCGGATGGGGGCGCGCGTGAAGCTCGCGGAGGCGCTCAAGCGCTGA
- a CDS encoding ABC transporter ATP-binding protein — translation MLHLSGITKNYGTRRVLDDVTFDVAPGRLTGFVGGNGAGKTTTMRIILGVLARDGGDVTLNGTPVTTADRRRFGYMPEERGLYPKMKVLEHIVYLARLHGFSKPDATARATTLLEELGLGERLGDNVETLSLGNQQRAQIAAALVHDPEVLILDEPFSGLDPLAVDVVANVLQTRAAQGTSVLFSSHQLDVVERLCDDLVIIASGTIRAAGTRDGLRAEHATRRYELVSASDAGWLRTEPGVEVVDFDGGYAVFEADSDQTVQRVLQRAVAAGDVTSFAPRRPTLAQIFTEVIQ, via the coding sequence ATGCTCCATCTGAGCGGCATCACGAAGAACTACGGCACCCGCCGGGTGCTCGACGACGTCACCTTCGACGTCGCGCCCGGCCGGCTGACGGGCTTCGTCGGCGGGAACGGCGCCGGCAAGACGACCACGATGCGCATCATCCTCGGCGTCCTCGCCCGCGACGGTGGCGACGTCACCCTGAACGGCACGCCTGTCACCACGGCCGACCGCCGCCGGTTCGGGTACATGCCCGAGGAGCGCGGCCTGTACCCGAAGATGAAGGTGCTCGAGCACATCGTCTACCTCGCCCGGCTGCACGGCTTCTCGAAGCCGGATGCCACCGCGCGCGCCACCACCCTCCTCGAGGAGCTGGGGCTCGGCGAGCGGCTCGGCGACAACGTCGAGACCCTCTCGCTCGGCAATCAGCAGCGCGCGCAGATCGCCGCGGCGCTCGTGCACGACCCCGAGGTGCTCATCCTCGACGAGCCGTTCTCGGGCCTCGACCCGCTCGCCGTCGATGTGGTCGCGAACGTCTTGCAGACCCGCGCGGCGCAGGGCACCTCGGTGCTCTTCTCGTCGCACCAGCTCGATGTCGTCGAGCGTCTCTGCGACGACCTCGTGATCATCGCCAGCGGCACGATCCGCGCGGCGGGAACGCGCGACGGCCTTCGCGCGGAGCACGCCACCCGCCGCTATGAGCTCGTCTCGGCATCGGATGCCGGATGGCTGCGCACTGAGCCCGGTGTGGAGGTCGTCGACTTCGACGGCGGCTACGCGGTCTTCGAGGCCGATTCCGACCAGACCGTGCAGCGCGTCCTTCAGCGCGCGGTCGCCGCCGGCGACGTGACCAGTTTCGCGCCGCGCCGTCCCACCCTCGCCCAGATCTTCACGGAGGTCATCCAGTGA
- a CDS encoding NADPH-dependent FMN reductase yields the protein MTDRTIGYIVGSISSTSINRKLAKALERLAPEGTTLVEIPIKDLPFYSVDHDGAFPQVAVDFKQAIADVDGVIIVTPEYSRSIPGVLKNALDWAARPYGQGSFDGKPTAVIGTSGSGIGTAAAQQHLKAVLSHFNAPTLGQPEGYVQSTPGLFSEDGEVSNDETAGFLVGYLEAFNALVDRYAKVSASL from the coding sequence ATGACCGACCGCACGATCGGCTACATCGTCGGCAGCATCTCGTCGACCTCGATCAACCGCAAGCTCGCCAAGGCGCTGGAGCGCCTCGCCCCCGAAGGCACGACGCTCGTGGAGATCCCGATCAAGGACCTGCCGTTCTATTCGGTCGACCACGACGGCGCCTTCCCCCAGGTGGCCGTGGACTTCAAGCAGGCCATCGCCGACGTCGACGGCGTCATCATCGTCACGCCCGAGTACAGCCGCTCGATCCCCGGCGTGCTCAAGAACGCCCTCGACTGGGCCGCCCGCCCCTACGGCCAGGGCTCCTTCGACGGCAAGCCGACCGCCGTGATCGGCACCTCCGGCAGCGGCATCGGCACCGCCGCCGCACAGCAGCACCTCAAGGCTGTGCTGAGCCACTTCAACGCCCCGACCCTGGGTCAGCCCGAGGGCTACGTGCAGAGCACGCCCGGCCTCTTCTCTGAGGACGGCGAAGTGTCGAACGACGAGACCGCCGGCTTCCTCGTCGGCTACCTCGAGGCCTTCAACGCCCTCGTCGACCGCTACGCCAAGGTTTCCGCGTCGCTCTGA
- a CDS encoding response regulator, with protein sequence MIRVLLVDDHAVMRAGFRMILEAAGDIEVVGEAGDGVAAIAAASTLHPDVICMDVQMPDMDGLEATRRIVADEAITAAVVIVTTFDRDDYLFQALAAGASGFLLKNAGPEELTHAVRVAHDGDALLAPAVTRRVIERFASAPAPTTDPAPAASLPRTAETAPAPAVELTDRETEVLRLLAQAMSNGEIAQTLFIGEATVKTHVSNVLQKLGARDRVAAVVYAHRHGLT encoded by the coding sequence ATGATCCGGGTTCTGCTGGTCGACGACCACGCGGTCATGCGCGCCGGATTCCGGATGATCCTCGAGGCCGCCGGCGACATCGAGGTCGTCGGCGAAGCTGGCGACGGGGTGGCGGCGATCGCCGCGGCATCCACCCTCCACCCCGACGTCATCTGCATGGACGTGCAGATGCCCGACATGGACGGACTCGAGGCGACTCGCCGCATCGTCGCCGACGAAGCGATCACCGCCGCCGTCGTGATCGTGACGACGTTCGACCGCGACGACTACCTGTTCCAGGCCCTCGCGGCCGGAGCCAGCGGCTTTCTGCTGAAGAACGCCGGCCCGGAGGAACTCACCCACGCCGTCCGCGTGGCGCACGACGGCGACGCGCTGCTGGCCCCGGCGGTCACGCGACGCGTCATCGAGCGCTTCGCCTCGGCGCCGGCACCCACGACGGACCCGGCGCCGGCGGCATCCCTCCCCCGCACGGCGGAGACCGCGCCCGCCCCCGCCGTCGAGCTGACCGATCGCGAGACCGAGGTCCTCCGCCTCCTGGCGCAGGCAATGAGCAACGGCGAGATCGCGCAGACCCTCTTCATCGGCGAGGCGACGGTCAAGACGCACGTCTCGAACGTGCTGCAGAAGCTCGGCGCCCGCGACCGCGTCGCAGCCGTCGTCTACGCCCACCGCCACGGGTTGACCTGA
- a CDS encoding sensor histidine kinase, with protein MSVMSLRRQVTPEESRHDAWLAAGMLVAGILSTALGSVSGIYGGDHPDLWWGFVYAAALTLPLAFRRRWPSIVLIAVATSYFVGVSLLIPEVYVGNVALFIAMYTVGAWVSDRRRAALVRVLVIIAMLVWLLVSMFQSAASDSSLSQEGPFSPFAAFAMLQFLINIAFFGGAYLFGERAYASAVEHAALEERTAELERERELTAAQAVALDRVRIARELHDVVAHHVSAMGVQAGAARTVLDRDPDAAKTALAGVEGSARGALTELRHLLETLRTPDAEAPGGSTLRLSALPDLVAHANANGLPTTLSVVGEPVSSSELVQVNLYRIAQEALTNARRHGGPGATADLRVRYDGDGIELEVSNTGRAPLSGRAGLGLVGMRERAAASGGTLEARARDRGGFLVRARVPVGAPQQGGDTGADAAVMAAAASVDGGGGGDA; from the coding sequence ATGTCCGTCATGTCATTGCGTCGTCAGGTCACCCCTGAGGAATCCCGCCACGATGCGTGGCTCGCGGCGGGCATGCTCGTCGCCGGCATCCTGAGCACGGCGCTCGGATCGGTCTCGGGCATCTACGGCGGCGACCACCCCGACCTGTGGTGGGGTTTCGTGTACGCCGCGGCGCTCACGCTCCCCCTCGCCTTCCGCCGCCGGTGGCCGAGCATCGTGCTCATCGCCGTGGCGACGTCGTACTTCGTCGGCGTCTCCCTGCTGATCCCCGAGGTGTACGTGGGCAACGTTGCCCTGTTCATCGCCATGTACACGGTCGGCGCGTGGGTGTCGGACCGGCGCCGCGCGGCGCTCGTTCGAGTCCTCGTGATCATCGCGATGCTCGTCTGGCTCCTCGTCTCGATGTTCCAGTCGGCGGCATCCGACAGCTCGCTGTCGCAGGAAGGACCGTTCTCGCCCTTCGCCGCCTTCGCCATGCTGCAGTTCCTCATCAACATCGCCTTCTTCGGCGGCGCGTACCTGTTCGGCGAGCGCGCCTACGCGAGCGCGGTCGAACACGCCGCCCTCGAGGAGCGCACCGCCGAGCTGGAGCGGGAGCGGGAGCTCACCGCGGCGCAGGCCGTCGCCCTCGACCGGGTGCGCATCGCCCGCGAACTTCACGACGTCGTCGCGCACCACGTCTCGGCGATGGGGGTGCAAGCCGGGGCGGCCCGCACGGTCCTCGACCGCGATCCGGATGCCGCGAAGACCGCGCTCGCGGGTGTCGAGGGGTCGGCGCGTGGCGCGCTCACCGAGCTCCGCCACCTGCTCGAGACCCTGCGCACGCCCGATGCGGAGGCCCCGGGCGGGTCGACGCTGCGCCTCAGCGCCCTGCCCGACCTCGTCGCACACGCCAACGCGAACGGGCTGCCGACGACGCTCTCGGTCGTCGGCGAACCGGTGTCGAGTTCGGAGCTCGTGCAGGTGAACCTGTACCGCATCGCGCAAGAGGCGCTGACGAACGCGCGCCGTCACGGCGGGCCGGGGGCGACCGCCGATCTCCGTGTCCGTTACGACGGCGACGGCATCGAGCTCGAGGTGTCGAACACCGGCCGTGCTCCTCTGTCCGGCCGCGCCGGGCTCGGGCTCGTCGGCATGCGTGAGCGTGCGGCGGCATCCGGGGGAACCCTCGAGGCGAGGGCACGCGACCGGGGCGGGTTCCTCGTGCGCGCTCGGGTGCCGGTCGGCGCGCCGCAACAGGGCGGTGACACCGGGGCGGATGCCGCGGTGATGGCAGCCGCGGCATCCGTCGACGGCGGCGGCGGGGGCGACGCATGA
- a CDS encoding exodeoxyribonuclease III yields MRLATWNVNSIRARVVRTVDFAVRENIDVLAMQEIKCKPEQFPYEAFEEAGYHVEAHGLNQWNGVAIASRSPITEVEHAFPDMPGFLKGHEGPDAPQEARALGATIDGVKVWSLYVPNGRGLDDPHFTYKLHWLEALRAYTQRTLAAQPDLPLALVGDFNIAPTDADNGDPTVVEGVTTHVSPEERAAFQALLDAGLTDTVRPLVPTGYTYWDYKQLRFPRNEGLRIDFILGSSALADAVVAAEIHRNERKGEIPSDHVPVVVDLELDGDADDDRPMIF; encoded by the coding sequence ATGCGGCTTGCCACCTGGAACGTCAACTCGATCCGCGCCCGTGTCGTGCGCACCGTCGACTTCGCCGTGCGCGAGAACATCGACGTGCTCGCGATGCAGGAGATCAAGTGCAAGCCCGAGCAGTTCCCCTACGAGGCGTTCGAGGAAGCCGGGTACCACGTCGAGGCGCATGGCCTCAATCAGTGGAACGGCGTCGCGATCGCGAGCCGCTCCCCGATCACCGAGGTCGAGCACGCGTTCCCCGACATGCCCGGCTTTCTGAAGGGGCACGAGGGTCCGGATGCCCCGCAGGAGGCGCGCGCGCTCGGGGCGACCATCGACGGTGTGAAGGTCTGGAGCCTGTACGTCCCCAACGGCCGCGGACTCGACGACCCCCACTTCACGTACAAGCTGCACTGGCTCGAGGCGCTCCGCGCGTACACGCAGCGGACGCTCGCCGCACAGCCCGACCTGCCGCTCGCGCTCGTCGGCGATTTCAACATCGCTCCCACGGATGCCGACAACGGCGACCCGACGGTGGTCGAGGGCGTGACGACCCACGTCTCCCCCGAGGAGCGTGCCGCGTTCCAGGCGCTCCTCGACGCCGGACTCACCGACACCGTCCGCCCTCTCGTTCCCACCGGCTACACCTATTGGGACTACAAGCAGCTGCGCTTCCCCCGCAACGAGGGCCTGCGCATCGACTTCATCCTCGGCTCGTCGGCGCTGGCCGATGCCGTGGTGGCCGCCGAGATCCACCGGAACGAGCGCAAGGGCGAGATCCCCAGCGACCATGTTCCGGTGGTCGTCGACCTCGAGCTGGACGGCGACGCTGACGACGACCGCCCGATGATTTTCTGA
- the pyrE gene encoding orotate phosphoribosyltransferase, whose translation MTVASTPALEADRQSLISLIQEEAVFHGDFTLSSGKKASYYVDMRKLTLDHRAAPAIGRIMLDLIRDVDGIVAVGGLTLGADPIANAVMHESVRTDAPLDAFVVRKEPKDHGRGRQVEGADVAGKRVVVVEDTSTTGQSALKAVEALRREGAEPVAVAVIVDRKTGAQAAVEAEGLTWLAAIDLDDLGLQPQ comes from the coding sequence GTGACCGTCGCCTCCACGCCCGCACTCGAAGCCGACCGCCAGAGCCTCATCTCGCTGATCCAGGAGGAGGCCGTGTTCCACGGCGACTTCACCCTGTCGAGCGGCAAGAAGGCGTCGTACTACGTCGACATGCGCAAGCTCACGCTCGACCACCGTGCGGCTCCCGCGATCGGCCGGATCATGCTCGACCTCATCCGCGACGTCGACGGTATCGTCGCGGTCGGCGGTCTGACTCTCGGCGCCGACCCGATCGCCAACGCCGTCATGCACGAGTCGGTTCGCACCGACGCTCCGCTCGACGCGTTCGTCGTCCGCAAGGAGCCGAAGGACCACGGCCGCGGTCGTCAGGTCGAAGGCGCGGATGTCGCGGGCAAGCGCGTCGTCGTCGTCGAGGACACCTCGACCACCGGTCAGTCGGCGCTCAAGGCGGTGGAGGCGCTGCGCCGCGAGGGTGCCGAGCCCGTCGCCGTCGCCGTGATCGTCGACCGCAAGACCGGAGCTCAGGCCGCGGTCGAGGCGGAGGGTCTCACCTGGCTCGCCGCCATCGACCTCGACGACCTGGGGCTGCAGCCCCAGTAA
- a CDS encoding SDR family NAD(P)-dependent oxidoreductase: MARDVWDPRHLPDLSGRRYLVTGSNAGLGFFSCLQLAGAGAHVIMSGRNPTRLSRARAAIVAQVPDADLETLALDTSNLGSVRAAAATVRGRVGLNGVLLNAGIVHPPKTRQVTLDGHELVIATNALGHYALAGALLPALAAARGRMVWLGSVSTTLFPWDPTDPELVHGYTPWRAYVQSKVATSALGFEADRRLRAASVPVDSIVAHPGYSLGGRTRRIAGVSAPTRRKRLFSSLQAPISQSKERGAWSPVRALVDPDAEGGQYWGPSGFITGAPEQVTPSKVTVDPDVGARVWHYAEHATRTEWPYLKARKVRLR, encoded by the coding sequence GTGGCACGAGACGTGTGGGACCCCCGACATCTGCCCGATCTGAGCGGTCGCCGATACCTCGTCACGGGTTCCAACGCCGGGCTCGGATTCTTCTCGTGCCTGCAGCTCGCGGGCGCCGGAGCGCACGTCATCATGAGCGGCCGGAACCCCACTCGGCTCTCTCGAGCGCGGGCCGCGATCGTCGCCCAGGTGCCCGACGCCGACCTCGAGACGCTGGCCCTCGACACGAGTAACCTCGGCTCGGTCCGCGCGGCGGCCGCGACCGTGCGCGGGCGGGTCGGACTGAACGGCGTCCTGCTGAACGCCGGGATCGTGCACCCCCCGAAGACGCGGCAGGTGACCCTCGACGGGCACGAGCTCGTCATCGCGACGAACGCGTTGGGGCACTACGCGCTCGCCGGCGCGCTCCTGCCCGCCCTCGCCGCCGCGCGCGGCCGGATGGTGTGGCTCGGCTCGGTCTCGACGACGCTCTTCCCCTGGGATCCGACTGACCCCGAACTGGTGCACGGGTACACGCCGTGGCGGGCCTACGTGCAGTCGAAGGTCGCGACCTCGGCGCTCGGTTTCGAAGCGGATCGCCGGCTCCGGGCGGCATCCGTTCCCGTCGACAGCATCGTCGCCCACCCCGGATACTCCCTCGGCGGCCGCACCCGACGCATCGCGGGTGTGAGCGCGCCGACCCGGCGCAAGCGTCTGTTCAGCAGCCTGCAGGCGCCGATCTCGCAATCGAAGGAGCGCGGTGCATGGTCACCCGTGCGCGCGCTCGTCGACCCCGACGCCGAGGGCGGACAGTACTGGGGCCCGTCGGGCTTCATCACCGGGGCGCCCGAGCAGGTCACGCCGTCGAAGGTCACCGTCGACCCCGACGTCGGCGCCCGGGTGTGGCACTACGCGGAGCACGCCACGCGGACCGAATGGCCCTACCTCAAGGCGCGCAAGGTTCGCCTGCGCTGA
- a CDS encoding metal-dependent transcriptional regulator: MPASPSTIDDYLKTIYHHTEWQTQPVTPSILASELGLAPSSVTEMVKKLAAQGLVSHRPYGPISLTDAGTLRATSVIRRHRLIETWLVREFGYAWDEVHDEAEVLEHTISDRLLAGIDARLGHPRFDPHGDAIPAPDGTVEREPFVLLAEAALGHTGRVLRVSDRDPSLLRALEEAGIDVGHTVTATGRDAVQVDGGPTIELPAAAASAVWISA, encoded by the coding sequence GTGCCCGCCTCGCCGTCCACCATCGACGACTACCTGAAGACGATCTACCACCACACCGAGTGGCAGACCCAGCCGGTCACCCCGTCGATCCTCGCGTCGGAGCTCGGGCTCGCGCCCTCGAGCGTCACCGAGATGGTGAAGAAGCTCGCCGCCCAGGGACTCGTCTCCCACCGTCCGTACGGCCCGATCTCGCTGACGGATGCCGGCACGCTGCGCGCCACGTCGGTGATCCGGCGACACCGCCTCATCGAGACCTGGCTGGTGCGGGAGTTCGGCTACGCGTGGGACGAGGTGCACGACGAGGCGGAGGTCCTCGAGCACACGATCAGCGACCGCCTGCTCGCCGGGATCGACGCGCGCCTCGGACACCCGCGGTTCGACCCGCACGGCGATGCGATCCCGGCGCCCGACGGAACCGTGGAGCGGGAGCCGTTCGTCCTGCTGGCCGAGGCGGCCCTCGGACACACCGGCCGGGTGCTCCGCGTCTCCGACCGCGACCCGTCGCTCCTCCGAGCCCTCGAGGAGGCGGGGATCGACGTGGGTCACACGGTGACGGCGACCGGACGCGACGCCGTCCAGGTCGACGGCGGTCCGACGATCGAGCTGCCCGCGGCCGCGGCATCCGCCGTCTGGATCAGCGCCTGA
- a CDS encoding Nramp family divalent metal transporter: MPKSALRTAAALPTPRRRGSRLAWLLGPALVAGVAYLDPGNVASNMTAGARYGYLLVWVVVLGNVMAWLIQYLSAKLGIVTGQSLPEVLGTRIRSNVARRLYWVQAELVAMATDVAEIIGGAVALWLLFGVPLVWGGLITGAVSIVLLMIQSRRGARSFEFVIIGLMAIIVIGFSYGVFIGPPEATGVASGLLPRFEGADSVLLAASILGATIMPHAIYAHSALARDRFRPADAAPARPAAAQAEAAQPERLATTRLLRATRWDVTIALAIAGTVNLGILLLAAANLAGIPGTDSLEGAYAALQSGIGPVVATLFAVGLLASGLASSAVGAYAGAEIMQGLLRVRLPLLARRLVTLVPALVILAVGVDPTLALVLSQVVLSFGIPFALVPLVVLTARRDVVGAHRNRVFTTVAGAAASVFLIALNCALLWLTFTGG, from the coding sequence ATGCCGAAATCTGCTCTCCGTACCGCCGCCGCGCTCCCCACGCCCCGGCGTCGTGGGTCGCGATTGGCGTGGCTGCTCGGACCGGCGCTCGTCGCGGGGGTCGCCTATCTCGACCCGGGCAACGTCGCGAGCAACATGACCGCCGGCGCGCGGTACGGGTACCTGCTGGTGTGGGTGGTGGTCCTCGGCAACGTCATGGCCTGGCTGATCCAGTACCTCTCGGCGAAGCTCGGCATCGTCACGGGCCAGAGTCTCCCCGAGGTGCTCGGCACCCGCATCCGCTCGAACGTCGCGCGTCGCCTGTACTGGGTGCAGGCCGAACTCGTGGCGATGGCGACGGACGTCGCCGAGATCATCGGCGGCGCCGTCGCCCTGTGGCTGCTCTTCGGCGTCCCCCTCGTCTGGGGAGGCCTGATCACCGGCGCGGTCTCGATCGTGCTGCTGATGATCCAGTCGCGCCGCGGCGCGCGCAGCTTCGAGTTCGTGATCATCGGCCTGATGGCGATCATCGTGATCGGCTTCAGCTACGGCGTCTTCATCGGACCGCCCGAGGCGACGGGCGTCGCCTCGGGCCTTCTCCCCCGCTTCGAGGGCGCCGACTCCGTGCTGCTGGCGGCGTCCATCCTGGGCGCGACGATCATGCCGCACGCGATCTACGCGCACAGCGCGCTGGCCCGCGACCGCTTCCGACCGGCGGATGCCGCGCCCGCACGGCCCGCGGCCGCGCAAGCCGAGGCAGCGCAACCCGAGCGGCTCGCCACCACCCGCCTCCTCCGCGCCACTCGATGGGACGTCACGATCGCGCTCGCGATTGCCGGCACGGTGAACCTCGGCATCCTCCTGCTGGCGGCGGCGAACCTGGCGGGCATCCCCGGGACGGACAGCCTGGAAGGGGCGTACGCGGCGCTGCAGAGCGGCATCGGACCGGTCGTCGCGACGCTGTTCGCCGTCGGCCTGCTGGCGAGCGGCCTGGCCAGCAGCGCCGTCGGCGCGTACGCGGGCGCCGAGATCATGCAGGGACTCCTCCGGGTGCGGCTCCCCCTCCTCGCGCGGCGACTCGTGACCCTCGTCCCGGCGCTCGTGATCCTCGCCGTCGGAGTCGACCCCACCCTCGCCCTCGTGCTGAGCCAGGTGGTGCTGAGCTTCGGCATCCCGTTCGCCCTGGTGCCGCTCGTCGTCCTCACCGCCCGGCGCGACGTGGTCGGGGCGCACCGCAACCGCGTATTCACCACGGTCGCCGGCGCTGCGGCATCCGTCTTCCTCATCGCGCTCAACTGCGCGCTGCTCTGGCTCACCTTCACCGGCGGGTGA